The Oscillatoria acuminata PCC 6304 genomic interval GGGCGCAAAGTGGTGTATTAACCAGGGTTATGGATGGGAAGAGGATTTAGAACTCACCGAAGAAAATGGCTGTATTGCCGGGGCTTATGCCTCTAAAATTAGCGACAAAGCCATCGATCGCGGTTGCAATCAAATCGGAACCTTGGGGTCCGGTAACCACTATTTAGAAATTCAAGTCGCCCGTCCTGAAAATATTGTTAACAAAGAATTAGCCGAAGCCTTTGGGATTACCATTCCCAATCAAGTGGTAGTAATGTTCCACTGTGGCAGTCGCGGATTTGGGCATCAGGTGGCGACAGACTATCTGCAAGTCTTTCTCAAAGTTATGGAATCTAAATATGGAATTAACATTTTAGATCGAGAATTGGCTTGTGCACCGTTTAATTCTCCCGAAGGGCAGGATTATTTTGCCGCCATGAAATGTGGATTAAATATGTCTTTTGCCAACCGACAAGTGATTTTACACCGGATTCGTGAGGTGTTTTCGGATGTCTTTGGAAAGTCCGCTGAAGCACTAGGAATGCATCAAGTTTACGATGTGTCTCATAATACGGCCAAATTAGAAGAGCATATCGTCGATGGCAAAGCGAAATCGCTTCTGGTCCATCGCAAAGGTTCCACTCGCGCTTTTGGTCCGGGAATGGAAGGCATTCCAGACCGCTATAAACCTTATGGTCAGCCGGTGATTTTAGGCGGCAGTATGGAAACCGGATCCTATCTGTTAGCGGGGGTATCCACAGGTGCTCAAAGTTTCTTTAGTACCGCCCACGGTAGCGGACGCACCATGAGTCGAACCAAGGCCCGAAAACAGTGGAATGGGGAACAATTACAAAAAGATATGCAGAAGCAAGGGATTTACATTAGAACCACCTCCTGGCGGGGTTTAGCCGAGGAAGCAGGAGGCGCTTATAAGGATGTGGATGCAGTGGTCAAAGCCACGGAATTAGCGGGATTAAGTAAGCGAGTAGTTCGCTTAGTTCCGATTGGAAATGTCAAGGGGTAATCATCATGAAAACACGCACGCCAATTACGGTCATTACCGGACCGTTAGGCAGCGGAAAAACGACCTTGCTGCGCTATATTTTGGAGACGGTTCCCCGAAAAATTGCTATTTTAATGAATGAATTCGGCGAAATTGCCATTGATAGCAAAGTCATTGAGGGGAAAAATATTCAAATTGCTGAATTAGGCGGCGGTTGCGTTTGCTGTTCCCTGGCGGGGGAATTTGAGGCTGCCGTTGAGGAAATTCTCGAAACCA includes:
- a CDS encoding RtcB family protein; this translates as MKPLERISDYLWEIPTSYKPGMRVPARIYATEQLIQQMDEAVADQISNVATLPGITQSALCMPDGHFGYGFPIGGVAAMDIAEGGVISPGGIGFDINCGMRLVVTNLTEKEVKPQIKKLIDKLYERVPAGVGSKGFVKVSRNEFRQVVQEGAKWCINQGYGWEEDLELTEENGCIAGAYASKISDKAIDRGCNQIGTLGSGNHYLEIQVARPENIVNKELAEAFGITIPNQVVVMFHCGSRGFGHQVATDYLQVFLKVMESKYGINILDRELACAPFNSPEGQDYFAAMKCGLNMSFANRQVILHRIREVFSDVFGKSAEALGMHQVYDVSHNTAKLEEHIVDGKAKSLLVHRKGSTRAFGPGMEGIPDRYKPYGQPVILGGSMETGSYLLAGVSTGAQSFFSTAHGSGRTMSRTKARKQWNGEQLQKDMQKQGIYIRTTSWRGLAEEAGGAYKDVDAVVKATELAGLSKRVVRLVPIGNVKG